A window of the Oscillospiraceae bacterium genome harbors these coding sequences:
- a CDS encoding RluA family pseudouridine synthase — protein sequence MPKAYSFTVKEEESGLRLDKFLSQQGIDLTRSLAEKYIEEGCVTRGGKPLLKSFRVTADEQIDALIPDPQKLDVLPEAIPLDIVYEDSSLLVVNKPKGMVVHPAPGHYTGTLVNALLAHCGDSLSGINGVIRPGIVHRIDKDTSGLLIVAKTDEAHKKLAEQIRVHSFTRIYEAVVHGNVKKECGTIDEPIGRCPSDRKKMAVVLNGRRAVTHYQVLAHYKGFTHIRLKLETGRTHQIRVHMAYIGHPVAGDPVYGPKKPAAGLQGQCLHARVIGFVHPRTGEYLEFSSPLPAYFTDFLKKLQA from the coding sequence ATGCCTAAAGCGTATTCTTTTACAGTAAAAGAGGAAGAGAGTGGGCTTCGCCTAGATAAATTTTTAAGTCAGCAGGGAATTGACCTAACCCGTTCCCTGGCGGAAAAATATATTGAAGAAGGCTGTGTGACGCGCGGCGGAAAACCGCTGCTCAAAAGTTTTCGGGTAACTGCAGACGAGCAGATTGACGCCCTGATTCCAGACCCGCAGAAATTGGACGTTCTGCCTGAGGCAATTCCGCTCGATATTGTTTACGAAGACAGCAGTCTGCTGGTCGTCAATAAGCCGAAAGGAATGGTAGTGCACCCGGCGCCCGGCCACTATACTGGTACGCTGGTCAATGCGCTACTGGCCCACTGTGGCGATTCTCTTTCCGGCATCAACGGCGTCATTCGTCCCGGCATTGTACACCGGATTGATAAAGATACCAGCGGCCTACTGATTGTCGCTAAAACCGATGAAGCCCATAAAAAATTGGCAGAACAGATTCGAGTGCACAGCTTTACGCGCATTTATGAAGCAGTCGTACACGGAAATGTAAAAAAAGAGTGTGGTACCATCGATGAACCCATCGGCCGCTGCCCCTCTGACCGCAAAAAAATGGCAGTCGTTTTAAACGGCCGCCGCGCGGTGACGCATTACCAGGTCCTTGCGCACTACAAAGGCTTTACGCATATCCGGCTGAAACTGGAGACCGGCCGTACGCACCAAATTCGTGTACACATGGCTTACATTGGCCACCCCGTGGCCGGCGATCCGGTCTATGGACCCAAAAAGCCGGCAGCGGGTTTGCAGGGGCAGTGCCTGCATGCACGGGTCATCGGCTTTGTGCATCCGCGTACAGGTGAGTATCTGGAGTTTTCCAGCCCGCTGCCCGCGTATTTTACCGATTTCTTAAAGAAACTGCAGGCATAA
- the lspA gene encoding signal peptidase II, which yields MPILSLLLAAALVAADQLLKLLVLRYLLPVGSVTLIPHFLSLRYLENRGAAFGILQNRQWVIAAITSIICVFIVYAIFHYRAKSRLLRVSFTLILGGGVGNIIDRFARGYVVDYIHFHFFPFIFNFADICVVVGVALLILSLFLEDKPEEGAKESNA from the coding sequence ATGCCAATCCTTTCTTTGCTGCTTGCGGCCGCTCTGGTGGCTGCTGACCAGCTGCTGAAGCTGCTCGTCCTTCGGTATCTGCTGCCAGTCGGCAGTGTGACACTGATTCCGCATTTCCTTTCACTGCGGTATTTAGAGAACCGCGGCGCCGCATTTGGCATTTTGCAGAATAGGCAGTGGGTGATTGCGGCAATTACGTCAATCATCTGCGTTTTCATTGTTTATGCCATTTTTCATTACCGTGCAAAGAGCAGACTTTTACGGGTTTCTTTTACGCTGATTTTGGGTGGCGGCGTTGGGAATATCATTGATCGTTTTGCGCGCGGCTATGTTGTCGACTACATTCATTTTCACTTTTTCCCGTTCATTTTTAATTTTGCAGATATCTGTGTTGTTGTCGGCGTTGCGCTGCTGATTCTCAGTCTGTTTTTAGAAGACAAACCAGAAGAAGGGGCGAAAGAATCCAATGCCTAA